One Faecalispora anaeroviscerum genomic window carries:
- a CDS encoding LysM peptidoglycan-binding domain-containing protein, translated as MIKTFFNSVQLPVNPFEDITIKVQGDNKQYNIVDLGELTVIGKRKLKELSIKSLFSDNVYPFSTTSSPLATETYVDNINSLMEKSLPGRLIITGDGIDINLLCSIESFEPSYHFGETNECYYTLSLKEYRDPVVKRVVIMQTVTAAPKALASAQPVRAVQAPTTRTYTVKSGDCLWNIAKKYYGNGAQYTKIVDANKSKIKNPNLIQPGWVLIIP; from the coding sequence ATGATCAAAACTTTTTTTAACAGCGTGCAGCTGCCGGTCAACCCCTTCGAGGACATCACCATCAAGGTTCAGGGCGACAACAAACAGTATAATATCGTCGATCTTGGGGAGCTTACGGTGATCGGAAAACGGAAGCTGAAGGAACTCAGTATTAAAAGCCTGTTTTCCGATAACGTGTATCCGTTCTCCACCACAAGCTCCCCTCTTGCGACGGAAACTTATGTAGACAACATCAACAGCCTGATGGAAAAATCACTGCCTGGCCGCCTGATCATCACCGGAGATGGTATAGACATCAATCTGCTGTGCAGCATAGAAAGCTTTGAGCCTTCTTATCACTTTGGCGAAACAAACGAATGCTACTATACCCTGTCGCTGAAAGAGTACCGAGACCCGGTGGTTAAGCGTGTCGTAATTATGCAGACTGTCACCGCCGCACCGAAAGCTCTTGCCAGCGCTCAACCGGTTCGCGCCGTACAGGCTCCGACAACCAGAACCTATACGGTTAAATCCGGGGATTGCCTTTGGAATATCGCAAAAAAATATTATGGCAATGGTGCGCAGTATACGAAGATTGTGGATGCCAATAAAAGCAAAATCAAAAATCCGAACCTGATTCAGCCCGGCTGGGTGTTGATCATACCTTAA
- a CDS encoding tape measure protein: MATVSSMLDLQDGFSKTIDNAVNAMNRLTASIDTLNRAVSIPNMDRPFTEIHTEAGAADTSVDHLTVAVDKLIRGMEDLQMSSRMDNVDKGFEGVRSEILRTNEQLDKLNNNFQKTGNHSKTVAAVTSSFGGLSRAILVANNGIQLMQTALQSVGQLGSQADQRIGVDARLSLINDGLQTQAGLEAKVMAASNATRTSYAATAALVAQMGRQDYFKNNNEKAIQFASTINKGLVVSGAGASEAAGAITQLNQGLASGVLRGDEFNSIMENAPILAEMMTKSMGITKGKLREMAEDGKLTTDVVVSSIMAQSSTLDQQFSKMPMTFGQATTIMGNDMSQLMDYLSQPGHAVDILIQKIEEMTAYLNTPQGTAMVDNIAAGLTTAANVLSWFFTLGVNTYQFFADNWSWIGPIFWGIAAAIGIATAANLIYNAVNVISQGIELAGAVAKAVMTGATLAKTDATAAETAAQWGLNSAMLASPITWIIAAVILLIVVIYAVVGAINQATGSSISATGVICGAFAAAGAFIWNTVIGVLNAIIQMIWTIFVEPYLGIIEWVLNVTNGGFNSFGDAVANLIGQVISWFLSLGKVVTKIIDAIFGTNWTAGLSSLQDSVLAWGKNDTAITIDRKAPTLGSRIEYGSAYNAGYKVGQGIDTKVSGLMNSVTGLSDQLANLNKSATGAGTGKTQDFGTAYKNPTGGKIDKVGKVSDAVDISDQSLEYLNDIAATAALSRFDSYQTLSYEQANDLQLSRQDADALRASANSSNNIYYLNYSGGALSIKNDVKKGEDWEDIKAKIHDETESAIETGLSGIDEVVSG, encoded by the coding sequence TTGGCAACCGTATCATCCATGCTGGATTTGCAGGACGGATTTTCAAAGACAATTGATAACGCCGTCAACGCAATGAACCGCCTGACAGCTTCTATCGACACGCTCAACCGTGCTGTGAGCATACCGAACATGGATCGGCCCTTCACGGAAATCCATACGGAAGCCGGGGCCGCCGACACATCGGTGGATCACCTGACCGTTGCGGTTGATAAGCTGATTCGCGGAATGGAAGATCTTCAGATGTCTTCCCGTATGGATAATGTTGATAAAGGCTTTGAGGGAGTCCGTTCCGAGATCCTTCGTACAAACGAACAGCTCGATAAGCTGAATAACAATTTTCAGAAAACAGGAAACCACAGCAAAACGGTCGCCGCTGTCACTTCCAGCTTCGGTGGTCTGAGCCGGGCAATCCTCGTTGCCAACAATGGCATTCAGCTGATGCAGACCGCTCTGCAGAGTGTTGGTCAGCTTGGAAGTCAGGCAGATCAGCGCATCGGCGTGGACGCCCGGCTCAGCCTGATCAACGACGGCCTTCAGACGCAGGCGGGATTGGAAGCCAAGGTAATGGCGGCCTCGAACGCGACAAGGACATCTTACGCAGCTACCGCTGCATTGGTGGCTCAGATGGGCCGTCAGGACTATTTCAAAAATAACAACGAAAAGGCAATCCAATTCGCCTCAACCATTAACAAGGGACTTGTGGTCAGCGGCGCAGGCGCTTCGGAAGCGGCTGGGGCAATCACCCAGTTAAATCAGGGCCTCGCTTCCGGTGTCCTTCGCGGCGACGAATTCAACAGCATCATGGAAAACGCGCCGATTCTCGCGGAAATGATGACTAAATCTATGGGTATCACAAAAGGCAAGCTTAGGGAAATGGCAGAGGACGGGAAGCTGACCACCGACGTGGTGGTCAGCTCTATCATGGCGCAGTCCTCGACACTGGATCAGCAGTTTTCAAAGATGCCGATGACGTTCGGACAGGCCACGACGATCATGGGAAATGACATGAGTCAGCTGATGGATTACCTTTCCCAGCCGGGCCATGCGGTTGATATCCTCATCCAAAAAATTGAGGAGATGACCGCTTACCTGAATACGCCGCAAGGTACCGCCATGGTGGACAATATCGCAGCCGGCCTTACGACTGCCGCAAATGTGCTTTCATGGTTTTTCACCCTTGGCGTTAATACCTATCAGTTCTTCGCGGACAACTGGTCATGGATCGGGCCGATCTTTTGGGGAATTGCGGCGGCGATAGGAATTGCCACTGCTGCGAACCTGATTTATAATGCGGTGAATGTTATTTCTCAGGGCATTGAACTTGCTGGCGCTGTAGCAAAGGCCGTCATGACGGGAGCTACTCTTGCAAAGACGGACGCCACTGCGGCAGAAACAGCGGCTCAGTGGGGATTAAACTCGGCTATGCTGGCCAGTCCTATCACATGGATCATTGCGGCGGTCATACTGCTCATCGTGGTCATATACGCCGTAGTCGGTGCTATCAATCAGGCGACCGGTTCCAGTATTTCAGCCACGGGCGTGATTTGCGGCGCTTTTGCCGCAGCCGGCGCTTTCATTTGGAATACCGTCATCGGAGTACTGAATGCAATCATTCAGATGATTTGGACAATATTTGTGGAGCCGTACCTGGGAATCATCGAATGGGTTTTGAATGTCACAAACGGCGGGTTCAACAGCTTCGGAGACGCAGTCGCGAACCTGATCGGTCAAGTTATTTCGTGGTTTTTATCTCTTGGCAAAGTAGTCACCAAAATCATAGACGCCATCTTTGGAACAAACTGGACAGCGGGCCTTTCGTCCCTTCAGGACAGCGTGCTTGCCTGGGGGAAAAACGATACCGCCATTACCATTGACAGAAAAGCGCCAACGCTCGGTTCGCGGATTGAATACGGTTCGGCGTACAATGCCGGCTATAAAGTGGGCCAAGGGATTGACACCAAGGTCAGCGGTCTTATGAACAGCGTCACCGGCCTCTCTGATCAGCTGGCAAACCTGAACAAATCGGCTACGGGAGCCGGCACCGGGAAAACACAAGATTTCGGTACCGCCTATAAAAATCCGACCGGGGGCAAAATCGACAAGGTCGGAAAAGTCAGCGATGCGGTCGATATTTCCGACCAGAGCCTCGAATATCTGAACGACATAGCGGCAACAGCGGCTTTAAGCCGGTTTGACAGCTATCAGACATTAAGCTACGAACAGGCAAATGATCTTCAACTTTCCCGTCAGGACGCCGACGCGCTGAGAGCCAGTGCCAACAGCAGCAACAACATTTATTATCTCAATTATTCTGGCGGGGCGCTCAGTATTAAAAACGACGTCAAAAAAGGTGAGGATTGGGAAGACATCAAAGCAAAAATTCACGATGAAACAGAAAGCGCGATTGAGACGGGGCTATCCGGTATTGATGAGGTGGTGTCCGGATGA
- a CDS encoding phage tail assembly chaperone, which produces MSLSAFFRDQAIKPENQKIIVSERFQENGKSIPWEIRAITEEEDAKIKEDCTTVSIFKGRQTTKFHNQKYTNKVIAACVVFPDLKNAELQKSYGVVSDDALVQAMLLPGEHTNLLQIINEINGFDAEKAETAKEEIKNS; this is translated from the coding sequence ATGTCACTTTCCGCATTTTTCAGAGATCAGGCTATTAAACCGGAAAATCAGAAGATCATTGTAAGCGAAAGGTTTCAGGAGAACGGAAAATCGATTCCGTGGGAAATTCGGGCAATTACCGAGGAAGAAGACGCAAAAATCAAAGAAGACTGCACTACTGTCAGCATCTTCAAGGGGCGGCAGACCACCAAGTTTCACAATCAGAAGTATACGAACAAGGTCATTGCGGCCTGTGTCGTATTCCCTGACCTGAAGAACGCAGAGCTTCAGAAAAGCTACGGCGTTGTCAGTGATGATGCGCTGGTGCAGGCAATGCTGCTTCCCGGAGAACATACGAACCTGTTGCAGATCATTAATGAAATCAACGGGTTTGATGCCGAAAAGGCCGAAACGGCAAAAGAAGAAATAAAAAACTCCTGA
- a CDS encoding phage tail tube protein, whose protein sequence is MALEFDQKDAIGSNEGTAFVTIDGRNYDLFFAKKIEAKMSKNKEDVKSIGKRSVGKKATSWSGSGTLTIHAVTSLFKEMFVDYANGGADRYFSLQLTNEDSSTSWGRETKVLTGCNFDEIDFANLDSDDGLLEQELPFTFDGVELLEKFNS, encoded by the coding sequence ATGGCTTTGGAATTTGACCAGAAAGACGCAATCGGCAGTAACGAAGGGACAGCCTTCGTTACAATCGACGGAAGAAACTACGATCTGTTCTTTGCAAAAAAGATCGAAGCAAAAATGAGCAAAAACAAAGAAGATGTAAAGTCCATCGGAAAACGCTCGGTCGGCAAAAAGGCCACGTCTTGGTCTGGCTCCGGAACGCTGACGATCCACGCCGTAACAAGCCTTTTTAAGGAAATGTTCGTGGATTATGCGAACGGCGGCGCAGACCGGTATTTTTCCCTTCAGCTGACAAACGAAGACTCCAGCACATCATGGGGGCGTGAGACCAAAGTTCTGACGGGATGCAATTTTGACGAAATCGACTTTGCAAACCTCGACAGCGACGACGGCCTGCTGGAACAGGAGCTTCCATTCACGTTTGATGGAGTGGAGCTGCTGGAAAAATTCAATTCATAA
- a CDS encoding phage tail sheath family protein has translation MAGGNWTTQNKVLPGVYINYAGSGTNPTVEGDKGIVGIPAVFPWLKEKTLIALTRKDAKSLAADFGANALPVTEAMKNSAFVYFYRLNVGTEATATIGNLVCTALYSGTYGNRLSVSIENTVGQTGKYDVITWLDTTEIDRQTAADISGLADNSWIQFSKAASDAALSVNAGTKLTNGTDGTATIADYADFLSQIELQTVNAVACPADDADIKAMFIAFEKRMIQEEGKYLQAVVPDSQADFEGMLSVKNGVILEDGTHVTKAMATAYVAGATAACALTESLTNAKYIGAVDVDERYTTAQQIEYAKSGQMVFIPSPVGGNSVLIQKDINTLTTFTADHTYAMSKNKVIRILYSICTEINNRGVLYYNGKVSNSKNGRKLFQADILSYFRSLEANGVLHDVVPDDITVSQGDLIDAMVVSYAVRPVDVIETIYNTIVVEG, from the coding sequence ATGGCGGGCGGAAACTGGACAACTCAAAATAAAGTGCTGCCGGGCGTTTATATCAATTATGCAGGCAGCGGCACAAATCCCACGGTGGAAGGCGATAAAGGTATCGTCGGCATTCCTGCCGTTTTTCCATGGCTTAAGGAAAAAACTCTGATTGCCCTTACAAGGAAAGACGCAAAATCGCTTGCAGCCGACTTTGGTGCGAACGCGCTTCCTGTCACAGAGGCAATGAAAAATTCAGCCTTTGTTTATTTCTATCGGCTGAACGTTGGCACAGAAGCAACAGCAACCATCGGGAACCTTGTTTGTACAGCTCTGTATTCCGGAACGTATGGCAACCGTCTGAGCGTGTCAATCGAAAATACGGTCGGCCAGACCGGAAAATATGACGTGATCACCTGGCTTGATACCACGGAAATCGACAGGCAAACCGCCGCTGATATTTCAGGTCTTGCTGACAACAGTTGGATTCAATTTTCAAAGGCGGCCAGCGACGCCGCCCTTTCGGTAAATGCCGGTACAAAATTGACTAACGGTACCGATGGCACAGCGACCATTGCGGATTATGCCGATTTCCTGAGTCAAATCGAGCTTCAGACGGTCAACGCAGTTGCTTGCCCGGCTGATGATGCAGACATCAAAGCGATGTTTATTGCGTTCGAGAAAAGGATGATTCAGGAGGAAGGGAAATACCTGCAGGCTGTCGTTCCTGATTCTCAGGCGGATTTCGAAGGCATGTTGTCCGTAAAAAACGGCGTTATCCTCGAAGACGGAACGCACGTCACCAAGGCGATGGCCACCGCCTATGTTGCAGGAGCCACGGCGGCCTGCGCTTTGACGGAGAGCCTGACAAACGCAAAGTACATCGGAGCGGTCGATGTGGATGAACGGTATACGACCGCTCAACAGATCGAATACGCGAAATCCGGACAAATGGTATTTATTCCTTCGCCTGTCGGCGGCAACAGCGTCCTGATCCAGAAGGATATCAATACGCTTACCACGTTCACGGCTGACCATACCTATGCCATGAGCAAAAACAAGGTCATCCGCATTCTGTACAGTATTTGTACGGAGATTAACAATCGTGGCGTGCTGTATTACAACGGAAAGGTTTCCAACAGCAAGAATGGCCGGAAGCTGTTTCAGGCGGACATCCTGTCCTATTTCCGGTCACTGGAAGCAAACGGTGTACTCCATGACGTCGTTCCGGATGATATTACGGTTTCGCAGGGCGATCTGATTGACGCGATGGTGGTCAGTTACGCTGTCCGTCCGGTAGATGTCATTGAGACGATTTACAATACCATCGTGGTGGAAGGGTAG
- a CDS encoding phage tail terminator family protein, whose translation MMDIFNMILSALSVGLDGIYPDIPVYTEWVPDKLPARCFLIGFAGDVDVTKELGGRVNVSGKLDITYLPPEKTEEMKIKKELNKVFATISLQLRQLTFSGCALKLRNHTRHDDGDELHDLCDFTTLLHPVDETPKIKNIDIDKGELK comes from the coding sequence GATGGACATTTTCAATATGATCCTGTCGGCGCTGTCAGTCGGCCTCGACGGGATTTACCCGGATATTCCGGTTTATACTGAGTGGGTGCCGGATAAACTTCCGGCACGCTGTTTTTTAATCGGATTTGCCGGGGACGTGGATGTCACAAAAGAACTTGGGGGCCGGGTGAACGTTTCCGGAAAATTGGATATCACCTATCTTCCTCCTGAAAAAACGGAGGAAATGAAAATCAAGAAGGAACTGAACAAGGTATTTGCCACCATCAGCCTGCAGCTCCGTCAGCTCACATTTTCCGGCTGCGCCCTGAAGCTTCGCAACCACACCCGCCATGATGATGGCGATGAGCTGCACGATCTTTGTGATTTCACCACATTGCTACATCCTGTGGATGAAACACCCAAAATTAAGAACATTGATATTGACAAGGGGGAATTGAAATAA